The following are encoded together in the Trachemys scripta elegans isolate TJP31775 chromosome 7, CAS_Tse_1.0, whole genome shotgun sequence genome:
- the KLHDC8B gene encoding kelch domain-containing protein 8B translates to MPVPAMAATTARSFFWEVFPPMPTCRVYCSPAYQDGHLFVVGGCGQAGLPLDIVEMLDVRSQKWTVLPPLPTPRAGAAAVAVGKQVLVMGGMDSRQSPLASVEVFNTDEGKWEKVAALAQPSMGISAIERDGLVYALGGMGADTSPQALVRVYEPASAHWQLLPSMPTPCYGASAFLQGNKIFLLGGRQGKLPVTAFEAFDLETRSWTRYPSVPSRRAFAGCAMADGCFFSLGGLQQPGPHNFYSRPHFVNTVEMFDPEQGAWSKQGRAVRMREKRADFVAGCLGGRVVAAGGLGNQSFPLGSVEGFSIPRKKWELLPSMPTGRCSCSSYQAPSLLFVIGGVAQGPSGAVEALCLREGA, encoded by the exons ATGCCGGTTCCCGCTATGGCAGCCACCACTGCCAGGTCTTTCTTCTGGGAGGTTTTCCCACCCATGCCCACCTGCCGAGTGTACTGCAGCCCTGCGTACCAGGACGGGCACCTCTTTGTGGTGGGGGGCTGCGGCCAGGCGGGGCTGCCCCTGGACATCGTGGAGATGCTGGATGTGCGTTCCCAGAAGTGGACGGTGCTCCCTCCGCTCCCCACGCCCCGGGCCGGGGCCGCTGCTGTGGCAGTGGGGAAGCAGGTCCTGGTGATGGGGGGCATGGATTCcagacagagccccctggcctccGTCGAAGTCTTCAACACAGATGAGGGCAAGTGGGAGAAGGTGGCGGCCCTGGCCCAGCCATCCATGGGCATCTCTGCCATCGAGAGAG ACGGTTTGGTCTATGCTCTCGGGGGGATGGGCGCAGACACCTCTCCTCAGGCGCTAGTGCGGGTCTATGAGCCAGCGAGCGCCCACTGGCAGCTTCTGCCCTCCATGCCCACCCCCTGCTATGGGGCATCTGCCTTCCTGCAGGGCAACAAGATCTTCCTCCTGg gggggaggcagggcaaaCTGCCCGTCACAGCCTTCGAGGCCTTCGACCTGGAGACGAGGAGCTGGACGCGCTATCCCAGCGTCCCCAGCCGGCGGGCCTTTGCCGGCTGCGCCATGGCTGATGGCTGCTTCTTCAGCCTCGGGGGCCTGCAGCAACCGGGACCCCACAACTTCTACTCCCGGCCCCACTTTGTCAACACGGTGGAGATGTTCGACCCGGAGCAGG GGGCCTGGAGCAAGCAGGGCCGCGCCGTGCGCATGCGGGAGAAGAGAGCCGACTTCGTGGCTGGCTGCCTCGGCGGGCGAGTGGTGGCGGCCGGAGGCCTCG GGAACCAGTCGTTTCCCCTGGGCTCGGTGGAAGGATTTAGCATACCAAGGAAGAAGTGGGAGCTGCTGCCCTCCATGCCCACCGGTCGTTGCTCCTGCTCCAGCTACCAGGCCCCGAGCCTGCTGTTTGTGATCGGAGGGGTGGCGCAGGGCCCCAGCGGCGCGGTCGAGGCTCTGTGCCTGCGGGAAGGGGCCTGA